A region from the Triticum urartu cultivar G1812 chromosome 1, Tu2.1, whole genome shotgun sequence genome encodes:
- the LOC125542649 gene encoding serine/arginine-rich splicing factor SR45-like isoform X3: MAGRRSRSPSLSSPSSRSLSSFSSVSSPSRSRSPPDRGRRSSSAARRGRSPPPPREGPKGGRPTSPSPPPKKPSPPPPAPRKPSPAPVPDESSLVLLVSRLSRNVTEGHLREIFENYGEIVNVELSMDKAVNLPRGYGYVEFKMRADAEKALLYMDGAQIDGNVVKVKFAPAPGQKAAVSLPKALPNPPKRDLPETDTVVPNAEKATQQRPRELSTQRKPALSPQRRPAPSGRVDSPRRQPDAPPIHPWKDPPLFRRGRTPPSLRPGYPVRRRSPSPPPRRFRSPRRFSPRRGYVSPVRRRSPFAPRRMTPPMRMRSPPRRLPPPYLRSRSPIRRPIRSLSRSISPVSAIS; encoded by the exons ATGGCGGGCCGCCGCTCCCGCTCCCCCTCGctctcctccccctcctcccgctccctctcctccttctcctcggTCTCCTCCCCGTCCCGCAGCCGCTCCCCTCCCGACCGCGGCCGCCGCAG CTCGTCCGCCGCGCGGAGgggccgctcgccgccgccgccgcgggagGGGCCCAAGGGAGGCCGCCCGACCTCGCCTTCGCCGCCGCCCAAGAAACCCTCGCCTCCCCCTCCAGCACCGAGGAAGCCCTCCCCCGCTCCGGTCCCCGACGAGTCGTCGCTCGTCCTCCTCGTCAGCCGCCTCTCCCGCAACGTCACCGAGGGCCATCTCAGGGAGATCTTCG AGAACTATGGTGAAATCGTCAATGTGGAGCTGTCCATGGACAAGGCG GTCAATCTTCCTCGTGGGTACGGATACGTTGAGTTCAAGATGAGAGCTGATGCCGAGAAGGCGCTTCTTTACATGGATGGT GCTCAAATTGATGGGAATGTTGTTAAAGTGAAATTCGCACCTGCACCGGGCCAAAAAGCTGCTGTTTCTTTGCCGAAGGCTCTTCCCAATCCTCCGAAAAGAGATCTGCCTGAGACTGATACAGTTGTTCCTAATGCTGAAAAGGCCACTCAGCAGCGACCCAGGGAAT TATCTACTCAAAGAAAACCAGCTCTGTCTCCACAAAGGCGACCTGCTCCAAGCGGAAGGGTTGACTCACCTAGGCGGCAGCCTGATGCACCACCAATTCACCCTTGGAAAGATCCTCCTCTATTCAGGCGCGGCAGAACACCTCCTAGCCTGAGACCAGGATATCCAGTTCGAAGACGGTCTCCCTCTCCACCCCCTCGAAGGTTCAGATCACCAAGGCG CTTTTCACCAAGAAGAGGTTATGTTAGTCCAGTCCGAAGACGTTCTCCATTCGCTCCTAGAAGGAT GACACCTCCAATGCGGATGAGAAGTCCTCCCAGAAGGCTGCCACCTCCTTATCTTCGTAGTAGATCTCCCATTCGTCGACCAATTCGCTCCCTTTCCAGATCAATTTCTCCTGTCAG CGCTATCTCCTGA
- the LOC125542649 gene encoding serine/arginine-rich splicing factor SR45-like isoform X2: protein MAGRRSRSPSLSSPSSRSLSSFSSVSSPSRSRSPPDRGRRSSSAARRGRSPPPPREGPKGGRPTSPSPPPKKPSPPPPAPRKPSPAPVPDESSLVLLVSRLSRNVTEGHLREIFENYGEIVNVELSMDKAVNLPRGYGYVEFKMRADAEKALLYMDGAQIDGNVVKVKFAPAPGQKAAVSLPKALPNPPKRDLPETDTVVPNAEKATQQRPRELSTQRKPALSPQRRPAPSGRVDSPRRQPDAPPIHPWKDPPLFRRGRTPPSLRPGYPVRRRSPSPPPRRFRSPRRFSPRRGYVSPVRRRSPFAPRRMTPPMRMRSPPRRLPPPYLRSRSPIRRPIRSLSRSISPVRGRAAPVRRGRSSSSYSESPTPPRRGAGRVLRSRSPQR from the exons ATGGCGGGCCGCCGCTCCCGCTCCCCCTCGctctcctccccctcctcccgctccctctcctccttctcctcggTCTCCTCCCCGTCCCGCAGCCGCTCCCCTCCCGACCGCGGCCGCCGCAG CTCGTCCGCCGCGCGGAGgggccgctcgccgccgccgccgcgggagGGGCCCAAGGGAGGCCGCCCGACCTCGCCTTCGCCGCCGCCCAAGAAACCCTCGCCTCCCCCTCCAGCACCGAGGAAGCCCTCCCCCGCTCCGGTCCCCGACGAGTCGTCGCTCGTCCTCCTCGTCAGCCGCCTCTCCCGCAACGTCACCGAGGGCCATCTCAGGGAGATCTTCG AGAACTATGGTGAAATCGTCAATGTGGAGCTGTCCATGGACAAGGCG GTCAATCTTCCTCGTGGGTACGGATACGTTGAGTTCAAGATGAGAGCTGATGCCGAGAAGGCGCTTCTTTACATGGATGGT GCTCAAATTGATGGGAATGTTGTTAAAGTGAAATTCGCACCTGCACCGGGCCAAAAAGCTGCTGTTTCTTTGCCGAAGGCTCTTCCCAATCCTCCGAAAAGAGATCTGCCTGAGACTGATACAGTTGTTCCTAATGCTGAAAAGGCCACTCAGCAGCGACCCAGGGAAT TATCTACTCAAAGAAAACCAGCTCTGTCTCCACAAAGGCGACCTGCTCCAAGCGGAAGGGTTGACTCACCTAGGCGGCAGCCTGATGCACCACCAATTCACCCTTGGAAAGATCCTCCTCTATTCAGGCGCGGCAGAACACCTCCTAGCCTGAGACCAGGATATCCAGTTCGAAGACGGTCTCCCTCTCCACCCCCTCGAAGGTTCAGATCACCAAGGCG CTTTTCACCAAGAAGAGGTTATGTTAGTCCAGTCCGAAGACGTTCTCCATTCGCTCCTAGAAGGAT GACACCTCCAATGCGGATGAGAAGTCCTCCCAGAAGGCTGCCACCTCCTTATCTTCGTAGTAGATCTCCCATTCGTCGACCAATTCGCTCCCTTTCCAGATCAATTTCTCCTGTCAG GGGTCGAGCAGCTCCTGTGAGGCGTGGGCGCTCATCCTCGTCATATTCTGAATCACCAACGCCGCCAAGAAGG GGAGCCGGAAGGGTACTGAGAAGTCGCAGCCCTCAAAGGTAG
- the LOC125542636 gene encoding phosphatidate cytidylyltransferase 1-like, whose product MEKEPSSSSDVSASHVGRVRNRRRANEVTTDGNKANGPTLLVSDRNKYKSMLIRTYSTVWMIGGFAFLVYMGHLYIWAMVVVIQIFMATELFNLLRKSSEEKQLPGFRLLNWHFFFTAMLFTYGRFLSRELVNTVSSDHLLYKLVSGLIKYQMFICYFLYISGFVWFILTLKKKTYKYQFKQYAWTHMILLTVFAQSSFTVANIFEGMFWFLLPASLIVINDIAAYLFGFFLGRTPLIKLSPKKTWEGFIGASVTTIISAFLLANVMGRFQWFTCPRKDLSTGWLQCDPGPMFKPEHYYLGDWAPNWFPWKEVFLMPVQWHALALGLFASIIAPFGGFFASGFKRAFKIKDFGDSIPGHGGITDRMDCQMVMAVFAYIYHQSFISPHNFSVDAILDQILRNLTYEEQRNLYEQLGEMLGNLCKADKLAACL is encoded by the exons ATGGAGAAGGAGCCGAGCAGCTCCAGCGACGTCTCTGCTTCTCATGTAGGACGTGTTCGGAACCGAAGGCGCGCTAATGAG GTTACAACCGATGGGAATAAAGCCAATGGACCAACTTTGCTTGTCAGCGACCGGAACAAGTATAAGTCGATGCTTATCCGTACATATTCTACTGTGTGGATGATTGGTGGCTTTGCATTCCTAGTTTATATGGGTCATCTTTATATCTGGGCCATGGTGGTTGTCATTCAAATATTCATGGCGACAGAGCTTTTTAATCTACTCAGAAAATCCAGTGAAGAGAAGCAACTGCCAGGGTTCAGGCTCCTGAATTG GCACTTCTTTTTCACAGCAATGTTGTTTACATATGGACGCTTTCTTAGTCGGGAGCTTGTTAACACAGTATCTTCAGATCACTTGTTGTATAAGCTCGTCAGCGGCCTAATAAAGTATCAGATGTTTATTTGCTATTTTCTTTATATTTCAG GATTTGTATGGTTTATTTTGACACTGAAGAAAAAGACATACAAATACCAGTTCAAACAGTATGCCTGGACACACATGATCCTTTTAACGGTTTTTGCGCAATCTTCTTTCACGGTTGCAAATATATTCGAAGGAATGTTCTG GTTTCTTCTACCTGCTTCGCTCATTGTGATCAATGACATTGCTGCCTATTTATTTGGGTTCTTTCTCGGGAGAACACCATTGATCAAGCTATCTCCAAAGAAAACATGGGAAGGCTTTATTGGTGCATCAGTGACAACCATCATCTCTGCTTTCCTG TTAGCAAATGTAATGGGTCGCTTCCAGTGGTTTACATGCCCAAGAAAG GACCTGTCAACAGGGTGGCTTCAGTGTGATCCTGGCCCTATGTTTAAGCCAGAGCATTATTATCTGGGAGATTGGGCACCAAATTGG TTTCCATGGAAAGAAGTGTTCCTAATGCCTGTGCAGTGGCATGCTTTAGCCCTTGGTTTGTTTGCATCGATAATTGCACCATTCGGTGGATTTTTTGCAAGTGGCTTCAAGAGGGCTTTTAAAATAAAG GATTTTGGAGACAGTATACCTGGGCATGGTGGAATCACTGACCGAATGGATTGTCAA ATGGTTATGGCAGTTTTTGCATACATATACCACCAATCGTTCATCTCACCCCACAATTTCTCCGTTGACGCAATCTTGGATCAG ATCTTAAGAAACCTGACGTACGAGGAGCAGAGAAACTTGTATGAGCAACTCGGGGAGATGTTGGGCAACTTATGCAAAGCTGATAAACTCGCTGCTTGCTTATGA
- the LOC125542649 gene encoding serine/arginine-rich splicing factor SR45-like isoform X1, whose protein sequence is MAGRRSRSPSLSSPSSRSLSSFSSVSSPSRSRSPPDRGRRSSSAARRGRSPPPPREGPKGGRPTSPSPPPKKPSPPPPAPRKPSPAPVPDESSLVLLVSRLSRNVTEGHLREIFENYGEIVNVELSMDKAVNLPRGYGYVEFKMRADAEKALLYMDGAQIDGNVVKVKFAPAPGQKAAVSLPKALPNPPKRDLPETDTVVPNAEKATQQRPRELSTQRKPALSPQRRPAPSGRVDSPRRQPDAPPIHPWKDPPLFRRGRTPPSLRPGYPVRRRSPSPPPRRFRSPRRFSPRRGYVSPVRRRSPFAPRRMTPPMRMRSPPRRLPPPYLRSRSPIRRPIRSLSRSISPVRGRAAPVRRGRSSSSYSESPTPPRRGAGRVLRSRSPQRPFRGRRRSASSFSNSSGSSSPIRR, encoded by the exons ATGGCGGGCCGCCGCTCCCGCTCCCCCTCGctctcctccccctcctcccgctccctctcctccttctcctcggTCTCCTCCCCGTCCCGCAGCCGCTCCCCTCCCGACCGCGGCCGCCGCAG CTCGTCCGCCGCGCGGAGgggccgctcgccgccgccgccgcgggagGGGCCCAAGGGAGGCCGCCCGACCTCGCCTTCGCCGCCGCCCAAGAAACCCTCGCCTCCCCCTCCAGCACCGAGGAAGCCCTCCCCCGCTCCGGTCCCCGACGAGTCGTCGCTCGTCCTCCTCGTCAGCCGCCTCTCCCGCAACGTCACCGAGGGCCATCTCAGGGAGATCTTCG AGAACTATGGTGAAATCGTCAATGTGGAGCTGTCCATGGACAAGGCG GTCAATCTTCCTCGTGGGTACGGATACGTTGAGTTCAAGATGAGAGCTGATGCCGAGAAGGCGCTTCTTTACATGGATGGT GCTCAAATTGATGGGAATGTTGTTAAAGTGAAATTCGCACCTGCACCGGGCCAAAAAGCTGCTGTTTCTTTGCCGAAGGCTCTTCCCAATCCTCCGAAAAGAGATCTGCCTGAGACTGATACAGTTGTTCCTAATGCTGAAAAGGCCACTCAGCAGCGACCCAGGGAAT TATCTACTCAAAGAAAACCAGCTCTGTCTCCACAAAGGCGACCTGCTCCAAGCGGAAGGGTTGACTCACCTAGGCGGCAGCCTGATGCACCACCAATTCACCCTTGGAAAGATCCTCCTCTATTCAGGCGCGGCAGAACACCTCCTAGCCTGAGACCAGGATATCCAGTTCGAAGACGGTCTCCCTCTCCACCCCCTCGAAGGTTCAGATCACCAAGGCG CTTTTCACCAAGAAGAGGTTATGTTAGTCCAGTCCGAAGACGTTCTCCATTCGCTCCTAGAAGGAT GACACCTCCAATGCGGATGAGAAGTCCTCCCAGAAGGCTGCCACCTCCTTATCTTCGTAGTAGATCTCCCATTCGTCGACCAATTCGCTCCCTTTCCAGATCAATTTCTCCTGTCAG GGGTCGAGCAGCTCCTGTGAGGCGTGGGCGCTCATCCTCGTCATATTCTGAATCACCAACGCCGCCAAGAAGG GGAGCCGGAAGGGTACTGAGAAGTCGCAGCCCTCAAAG GCCCTTTAGAGGGAGACGGAGAAGTGCCTCTAgcttcagcaatagtagtggttcATCCTCCCCTATCCGCCGTTAG